The genomic stretch TCGTCCAACAAACCACTGACTCGCAGATCGAGCTGGCTCCAAGTCATCCAGGCGATGACACAAACGAGAGTCAACAGCAAGGTGCTGCCAGCAAACGCTGCGACCAATTTTACGCCAATCGTGTTGTATCTCCGCATTATTCTTCACCCTGCTTTTTTAGCGTTTGCAAACGTTGATTTGCTGACGCTAGTTGGCGATGAAGCGCGCCGCTGACACGATGGCTAAACTCCGCCATCACAGCCTGTGCATAGCCATCATCCGTCATTTCTTGTTGGGAAGAGAGCGCCAGTTGTTTGCTCACTTCTAGCACCTCCGTTTCACTCACTGGAATATCAAAGGCAAGTTGACGGATGGACTCTAGCTGCGTTAACACAGCAGGGTTATCGGCGTACGCCTTACGCAGTTGAATAATGGTTTGCCAAGTGTCTTTTAGCTCAGGAAGGCGTTTGGTAATGGCCAAATCAAACAGGCGATTGGTCAGCACTTCTCTTTGCATTATCGCGCTAATATTCAACGCTGGGTGATCACCATCTTTGCGCTCGGTATCATGCAAAGAGAACTTGGCGAAACTGTTTTTGCCGAGCGACTCTTGCATTGGAGAAGAAAGCAGCATCGCCATAAAATCGTCCACCAAAGGATCGGCGCTGGCGCGTTGCGTTTTGGCAATGTACGTCGGCATCAGAGTGAAATCCGATTCAAACGCAAAGCCGACATGGTCAAATTTTCGCTGGATCAGCAACGCATAGCTATCGATGGTTGGACCAAGACCAAATTGCCCTTTTGCAATATAGTCACTCACGCCAAAACTGCGCGAAGAGATGGTCGCCAAATTGGCACCAATGTTAATCAAGATGCGCCAGCCATCCTGCCAACCGTATCGACTTAGGATGCTTTCTACCATCATTTGTGTCGTGCCAGAGCGACTTGGCGTACTCATGGTGATGTGACCAAAATATTGAGAACGGGTGAGATCGATAAACCGTTCAGGGATGTTCAGTTGGTGTGCTTGCAGGTAATCGCGATTCCACACAATACCGGCACCTGAATAGCCAATAGTCAGTACCTGCTGTTGAGGAGGCAACACATAAGGCGACATCCAGCTTGGTAAGGTTTCGTGCTGAGCCACATCGCCAAGGCGCTCACTCTCAGAAAGTTTTTGCATCAGAAAAGGCGAAGAGCTCAAGACCAAATCGATGTCTTGCATGTAGGTTTTACCCAGCAGCTGAATACTGGATTCACTGCGGCGATGAATAAAACGAACTTCGGCATCAGGGTGACGTAACTTGAACTCATCAATTAGGATGGACAACGGCTCTTGGGAAAACGTCGTCAATACGACGATCTCTTTGTCCGTCGACGCCGCACTGGCACCAAAACAGACCAAGCTAAACAACAAACTAAACCGACCTAACACGGCAAATCGCTTTTTACTCACCATCGATAACCTTAAAAATTGTGCGTTCAATCAAAACTCTACACTTT from Vibrio vulnificus NBRC 15645 = ATCC 27562 encodes the following:
- a CDS encoding ABC transporter substrate-binding protein; translated protein: MVSKKRFAVLGRFSLLFSLVCFGASAASTDKEIVVLTTFSQEPLSILIDEFKLRHPDAEVRFIHRRSESSIQLLGKTYMQDIDLVLSSSPFLMQKLSESERLGDVAQHETLPSWMSPYVLPPQQQVLTIGYSGAGIVWNRDYLQAHQLNIPERFIDLTRSQYFGHITMSTPSRSGTTQMMVESILSRYGWQDGWRILINIGANLATISSRSFGVSDYIAKGQFGLGPTIDSYALLIQRKFDHVGFAFESDFTLMPTYIAKTQRASADPLVDDFMAMLLSSPMQESLGKNSFAKFSLHDTERKDGDHPALNISAIMQREVLTNRLFDLAITKRLPELKDTWQTIIQLRKAYADNPAVLTQLESIRQLAFDIPVSETEVLEVSKQLALSSQQEMTDDGYAQAVMAEFSHRVSGALHRQLASANQRLQTLKKQGEE